One stretch of Castor canadensis chromosome 12, mCasCan1.hap1v2, whole genome shotgun sequence DNA includes these proteins:
- the Kcna3 gene encoding potassium voltage-gated channel subfamily A member 3 produces the protein MDEHLSLLSSPPQPSARHRAHPPPDPASSGAGGAHTLVNPGYAEPAAGPELPPDMTVVPGDHLLEPEAADGGGGPPQGGCGGGGGCDRYEPLPPALPAAGEQECCGERVVINISGLRFETQLKTLCQFPETLLGDPKRRMRYFDPLRNEYFFDRNRPSFDAILYYYQSGGRIRRPVNVPIDIFSEEIRFYQLGEEAMEKFREDEGFLREEERPLPRRDFQRQVWLLFEYPESSGPARGIAIVSVLVILISIVIFCLETLPEFRDEKDYPASPSQEAFEAASNSTASGAPSGASSFSDPFFVVETLCIVWFSFELLVRFFACPSKATFSRNIMNLIDVVAIIPYFITLGTELAERQGNGQQAMSLAILRVIRLVRVFRIFKLSRHSKGLQILGQTLKASMRELGLLIFFLFIGVILFSSAVYFAEADDPTSGFNSIPDAFWWAVVTMTTVGYGDMHPVTIGGKIVGSLCAIAGVLTIALPVPVIVSNFNYFYHRETEGEEQTQYMHVGSCQHLSSSAEELRKARSNSTLSKSEYMVIEEGGMNHSAFPQTPFKTGNSTATCTTNNNPNSCVNIKKIFTDV, from the coding sequence ATGGACGagcatctcagcctcctgagctcgCCGCCGCAGCCCTCCGCCCGCCACCGCGCCCACCCTCCGCCGGACCCCGCGAGCAGCGGAGCTGGCGGCGCCCACACCCTGGTGAACCCCGGCTACGCCGAGCCCGCCGCAGGCCCCGAGCTGCCGCCGGACATGACCGTGGTGCCTGGGGACCACCTGCTGGAGCCGGAGGCGGCCGACGGTGGCGGGGGCCCGCCCCAGGGTGGCTGTGGCGGCGGTGGCGGCTGTGACCGCTACGAGCCGCTGCCACCCGCGCTGCCCGCAGCCGGGGAGCAGGAGTGCTGTGGGGAGCGAGTGGTCATCAACATCTCGGGGCTGCGCTTCGAGACGCAGCTCAAGACCCTCTGCCAGTTCCCGGAGACGCTGCTGGGCGACCCCAAGCGTCGCATGCGGTACTTCGACCCGCTCCGCAATGAGTACTTCTTCGATCGCAACCGACCCAGCTTCGATGCCATCCTCTACTACTATCAGTCCGGGGGTCGCATCCGCCGGCCGGTCAACGTGCCCATCGACATCTTCTCCGAGGAGATCCGCTTCTACCAGCTGGGCGAGGAGGCCATGGAGAAGTTCCGCGAGGACGAGGGCTTCCTGCGCGAGGAGGAGCGACCCCTGCCCCGACGCGACTTCCAGCGTCAGGTGTGGCTGCTCTTTGAGTACCCCGAGAGCTCCGGGCCGGCCCGGGGTATCGCCATCGTGTCAGTGCTCGTCATCCTCATCTCCATTGTCATCTTCTGCCTGGAGACGCTGCCCGAGTTCCGCGACGAGAAGGACTACCCCGCCTCGCCGTCGCAGGAGGCCTTCGAGGCGGCCAGCAACAGCACGGCGTCGGGGGCCCCCAGCGGAGCCTCCAGCTTCTCCGACCCCTTCTTCGTGGTGGAGACGCTGTGCATCGTCTGGTTCTCCTTTGAGCTGCTGGTGCGCTTCTTCGCTTGTCCCAGCAAAGCCACCTTCTCAAGAAATATCATGAACCTCATCGACGTCGTAGCCATCATCCCTTACTTCATCACCCTGGGGACCGAGTTGGCTGAGCGACAGGGCAACGGACAGCAGGCCATGTCCCTGGCCATCCTGAGGGTCATCCGCCTGGTGAGGGTCTTCCGCATCTTCAAACTCTCCCGCCACTCCAAGGGGCTGCAGATTCTGGGGCAGACGCTGAAGGCTTCCATGCGGGAATTGGGGCTgctcatcttcttcctcttcattggCGTCATCCTCTTCTCCAGCGCTGTCTACTTTGCAGAGGCGGACGACCCCACTTCAGGTTTTAACAGTATCCCGGATGCCTTCTGGTGGGCAGTGGTCACCATGACAACAGTCGGTTATGGTGACATGCACCCAGTGACTATAGGGGGTAAGATTGTGGGCTCGCTTTGTGCCATCGCAGGTGTCTTGACCATCGCTTTGCCAGTTCCTGTGATTGTTTCCAACTTTAATTACTTCTACCACCGGGAGACAGAAGGCGAAGAGCAAACCCAGTACATGCACGTGGGAAGCTGTCAGCACCTCTCCTCTTCAGCTGAGGAGCTCCGAAAAGCACGGAGTAACTCAACTCTGAGTAAGTCCGAGTATATGGTGATCGAAGAGGGGGGTATGAACCACAGCGCGTTCCCCCAAACCCCTTTCAAAACGGGCAACTCCACTGCCACCTGTACCACGAACAATAATCCCAACTCCTGTGTCAACATCAAAAAGATATTCACTGATGTTTAA